A single window of Metallosphaera hakonensis JCM 8857 = DSM 7519 DNA harbors:
- a CDS encoding CBS domain-containing protein, whose amino-acid sequence MIIKTLMNPNPPVISVGDGLKEAFKRVNDRGFGRVIVADEVVKGIISTRDLLSILLSFCPSACTQADLYKMGVTPVSGYMTVNPMVADEGQDVLEAITIMVTRNFGSLPVVDSSRKPVGIVTERDFLLMFQDLDQIFSVSGFVTPRVNTVFKETVLEHATRMMLRRGFRRLPVTDEDGKVIGMITAADAVKTAAKAVERLEPELFYDRRVKDVMKTPVITVEEDRSINEAAALLINKGIGALLILDKVGRAKGIVTERDMLIALHYQLHLPFVKGTRG is encoded by the coding sequence ATGATAATTAAAACATTGATGAACCCTAACCCACCTGTAATCTCAGTGGGAGACGGGCTCAAGGAAGCCTTCAAGAGAGTAAACGATCGAGGATTCGGGAGAGTAATCGTTGCAGACGAAGTTGTGAAGGGGATAATCTCCACCAGGGACCTCCTTTCAATATTGTTGAGCTTCTGTCCCAGCGCCTGCACCCAGGCCGACCTCTATAAGATGGGAGTGACCCCGGTCTCCGGGTACATGACCGTTAACCCCATGGTCGCGGATGAGGGTCAGGACGTACTCGAGGCAATCACCATCATGGTCACGAGGAACTTCGGATCCCTTCCCGTGGTGGACTCCTCCAGGAAACCCGTGGGGATTGTCACGGAGAGGGACTTCCTCTTAATGTTCCAGGACCTAGACCAGATCTTCTCGGTGTCGGGTTTCGTGACTCCTAGGGTAAACACGGTATTCAAGGAAACCGTACTGGAGCACGCGACTAGGATGATGTTGAGAAGGGGATTTAGGAGGTTACCTGTCACAGACGAAGACGGAAAGGTAATAGGTATGATCACGGCTGCGGACGCAGTGAAGACCGCAGCCAAGGCTGTGGAGAGACTGGAACCAGAGCTCTTCTACGATAGGAGGGTCAAGGACGTGATGAAGACCCCTGTGATAACTGTGGAGGAGGACAGGTCCATAAACGAGGCTGCTGCCCTCCTAATAAACAAGGGGATCGGGGCCCTTTTGATCCTGGACAAGGTGGGTCGGGCTAAGGGAATCGTGACCGAGAGGGACATGTTAATAGCTCTCCACTACCAGCTTCACCTCCCCTTCGTTAAAGGTACCCGCGGGTAA
- a CDS encoding serine/threonine-protein kinase gives MSYAFAYNDKVFLLSKGQLKEVDEKIKVKDTVIGYLVNVEGNRIKFTKVPLHDCSKLTKYSGALKENVGSFAIFESSDSACVLFNPPSSLVQGLTYDLVRGRPFLRGDRKSLLDAMDDYDVLTLALERYPDQEVMRQAVISLGKMGKCDEVISLFGKLEEKYPEESLIAAECLEKSGKELEALKIYSFFSEEKYRVLEQKLIERANSLIAEFEKQGNPKHLTEALNVLPTYDVPALKLGFYYLGKNKIDDALNMFEEALRRNRKFQNLLILGYALLKKDPKRALEVLDEAQKIRRTAPLAFLRGKAFEELNSPPHALREYMYACREGIVEACSKALPSDASRGEFDPDDWIGYVLYGYEIRSVLGRGGMGYVLLAEKNGKQFAMKVMKKEYKMDEFLYEVAKMQDISKGSRYMVRILANFIDENWTDYYGSPPAIVMEYMSGGDLRRILAEEEYLSLRHSVKWNEVVSLIFAKVAEAVIHLHKQGYVHADIKPSNILFDKPLSRYGEEAETQLLKGEVTPKLSDLGSSIRTGSPVIHYTPYYAHPKQRFGGRAETWMDVYSFTVSLYVTLTNNFPYPEWLERELEEAITSPEKRSEALKDFYSLEPRMDYVPQEYRDIILSGVRGETTMEQMRRDLLNLAKFDYNLPVDEVAT, from the coding sequence GTGAGTTACGCCTTTGCTTACAACGATAAGGTATTCCTATTGTCAAAGGGTCAGCTCAAGGAAGTAGATGAGAAGATTAAGGTCAAGGACACGGTAATAGGATATCTAGTGAACGTTGAAGGAAATAGGATCAAGTTCACCAAGGTACCTCTTCACGATTGCTCCAAGTTAACCAAGTATTCCGGAGCCCTAAAGGAGAACGTCGGCTCGTTTGCCATATTCGAGTCTTCGGACTCAGCATGCGTTCTATTTAACCCCCCTTCGTCCCTAGTTCAGGGACTCACCTACGACTTAGTTCGAGGGAGGCCGTTCCTCAGGGGAGACAGGAAATCCCTTTTAGACGCAATGGACGATTACGACGTCTTAACTTTGGCCCTGGAGAGGTACCCAGATCAAGAGGTAATGAGACAGGCCGTGATCTCCCTCGGGAAAATGGGTAAATGTGATGAAGTCATATCCCTTTTCGGGAAACTTGAGGAGAAGTACCCGGAGGAGTCCTTGATTGCGGCCGAGTGCCTCGAGAAGTCGGGAAAGGAGCTCGAGGCACTGAAGATTTACTCCTTCTTCTCCGAGGAGAAATACAGGGTATTGGAACAGAAGCTTATTGAAAGGGCGAATTCCCTGATCGCCGAGTTCGAGAAACAGGGAAACCCCAAACATCTCACGGAGGCGCTGAACGTATTACCTACCTATGACGTACCTGCTCTCAAACTTGGGTTTTACTACCTAGGAAAGAACAAAATAGATGACGCACTGAACATGTTCGAGGAGGCTTTGAGGAGAAATCGCAAGTTCCAGAACCTCCTGATCCTCGGTTACGCTCTCCTCAAGAAGGACCCCAAGAGAGCCCTCGAGGTGCTGGATGAGGCCCAGAAGATAAGGAGAACTGCGCCCTTAGCCTTCCTAAGGGGTAAGGCCTTTGAGGAGCTCAACTCCCCACCTCATGCCCTCCGAGAGTACATGTACGCATGCAGGGAGGGTATAGTCGAGGCCTGCTCCAAGGCCCTACCTTCCGATGCGAGCAGGGGGGAATTCGATCCCGATGACTGGATCGGATACGTCCTCTACGGATACGAGATTAGGTCTGTCCTTGGAAGGGGAGGAATGGGTTACGTGCTCCTGGCTGAGAAGAACGGCAAGCAGTTCGCCATGAAGGTCATGAAGAAGGAGTACAAGATGGACGAATTCCTGTATGAGGTTGCGAAAATGCAGGACATCTCCAAGGGCTCAAGGTACATGGTTAGGATATTGGCCAACTTCATTGACGAGAACTGGACCGACTACTACGGCTCTCCTCCAGCCATAGTCATGGAGTACATGAGCGGAGGGGACTTGAGGAGGATCCTCGCAGAGGAGGAGTACCTGTCGTTGAGGCACTCGGTCAAGTGGAACGAAGTCGTTTCCCTCATTTTCGCCAAGGTGGCTGAGGCCGTGATCCACCTACATAAACAGGGATACGTTCACGCCGACATCAAGCCGTCCAACATCCTGTTCGATAAACCTCTCTCCAGGTATGGGGAGGAGGCAGAAACTCAACTCTTGAAGGGGGAGGTGACGCCCAAGCTCTCCGACCTGGGAAGTTCCATCAGGACCGGCTCCCCCGTGATTCACTACACTCCCTACTACGCCCATCCCAAACAAAGGTTCGGGGGGAGAGCGGAGACCTGGATGGACGTTTACTCCTTCACCGTGTCCCTTTACGTAACCTTGACCAACAACTTCCCTTATCCGGAATGGCTTGAGAGGGAGCTGGAGGAGGCAATCACTTCACCTGAGAAGAGATCAGAAGCCCTAAAGGACTTCTATTCACTGGAACCGAGGATGGACTACGTACCCCAGGAATATAGGGACATCATCCTCTCCGGGGTGAGGGGGGAGACTACCATGGAACAGATGAGGAGGGACTTGCTGAACCTGGCTAAGTTCGACTATAACCTCCCCGTGGATGAAGTGGCCACTTAG
- a CDS encoding type IA DNA topoisomerase, whose amino-acid sequence MKLIITEKPSVAQDIARALGKPVRRQGYLEVGDYLVTWTYGHLLEIGELAPRKWDLKDLPFFPEKFSYSVIKGKETQFKVIRKLLEGAEVVVNCGDAGREGELIVREILEFTGFRGKLLRLWTSEALTRDVVRREFSRLRPGSEFDHLYFSALARQNGDWIVGINLTRLVTLKANTGDVWSVGRVQTPTLAMIVKRDMEIESFKPETYYVILALFEGGLKAIMLRNGEEARLSKEEAERVIAELSPERLGKVEKVDVERKEERPPLLHSLTSLQREANVLYGLSAKRTLDLAQSLYEEWKLISYPRTDARYMGEGNKDLARDVLRKLGRVDLIPRVDVVGKRVFDSSKLTDHHAIIPLDKAPENLPQLHRKVYDLVYRKFVGAFMEDYVYEIQRVFIRLGREIFLAEGKRNVRLGWMELYPHEDTPLHIPRGTVRKEEVHSEERQTKPPARFTESSLLREMEKLGLGTPATRASIIETLLERQYMERKGKSLISTEKGRELIRKLGDSKVASPNMTAEWERELEEIYVKRKGEEGYLDFMERIKAFTREEVLKLMGREFKAERSAMPEMLKLARVISRDLGVKLTGTEMEEVKEFLDKYLPQTKMTCKCGGEVAGFSKGWKCKSCGTVVWREIAGKRITFKQAKALFSGKEVKMKGFKSKAGKRFSATLYVEDGKVKFKFQ is encoded by the coding sequence GTGAAATTGATCATAACTGAGAAACCGAGCGTTGCCCAGGACATAGCCAGGGCACTGGGTAAGCCCGTGAGAAGACAGGGTTACCTGGAGGTTGGGGACTACCTGGTTACCTGGACCTACGGCCACCTCCTGGAGATAGGCGAGCTTGCCCCCAGGAAGTGGGACCTTAAGGATTTGCCGTTCTTTCCAGAGAAGTTCTCCTACTCCGTGATTAAGGGAAAAGAGACACAGTTCAAGGTCATAAGGAAATTGCTGGAGGGAGCTGAGGTCGTTGTGAATTGCGGTGATGCGGGAAGGGAGGGGGAGCTCATCGTTAGAGAGATACTGGAGTTCACAGGGTTTAGGGGGAAACTCCTCAGGTTGTGGACGTCAGAGGCCCTAACCAGGGACGTAGTGAGGAGGGAGTTCTCGAGGTTGAGGCCGGGCTCGGAGTTCGATCACCTGTATTTCAGCGCCTTGGCCAGACAGAACGGGGATTGGATCGTGGGGATAAACCTGACCAGACTTGTCACGCTCAAGGCGAACACGGGGGACGTGTGGAGCGTGGGTAGGGTTCAGACCCCCACCTTGGCCATGATAGTTAAGAGGGACATGGAAATCGAGAGCTTTAAGCCCGAGACGTATTACGTGATCCTGGCCCTATTTGAGGGTGGTCTCAAGGCGATCATGTTAAGGAACGGAGAGGAGGCCAGGTTAAGTAAGGAGGAGGCGGAGAGAGTGATCGCAGAACTGAGCCCGGAGAGACTGGGCAAAGTGGAGAAGGTCGATGTGGAGAGGAAGGAGGAAAGACCGCCCCTGCTCCACTCCCTCACCTCCCTTCAAAGGGAGGCCAATGTCCTGTACGGGCTATCTGCCAAGAGAACCCTCGATCTGGCCCAATCCCTTTACGAGGAATGGAAGCTCATTAGTTACCCCAGGACAGATGCAAGATATATGGGTGAGGGAAACAAGGACCTGGCGAGGGACGTACTCAGGAAGTTGGGGAGGGTTGACCTGATACCCAGGGTAGACGTTGTGGGCAAGAGGGTGTTCGATTCCTCAAAGCTCACGGATCATCACGCCATAATCCCCTTGGACAAGGCTCCAGAGAACTTGCCTCAACTTCATCGAAAGGTGTACGATCTAGTGTATAGAAAGTTCGTTGGAGCATTCATGGAGGACTACGTTTACGAGATCCAGAGGGTGTTCATAAGATTGGGCAGGGAGATCTTCCTTGCTGAGGGAAAAAGGAACGTGAGGCTCGGATGGATGGAACTTTATCCCCATGAGGACACCCCGCTACATATACCAAGGGGTACGGTAAGGAAGGAGGAGGTTCACTCCGAGGAGAGGCAGACAAAACCCCCGGCCAGGTTCACCGAGTCCTCTCTTCTCCGGGAGATGGAGAAGCTGGGGCTGGGGACCCCTGCCACAAGGGCAAGTATCATTGAGACCCTCCTGGAGAGACAATACATGGAGAGGAAGGGGAAGTCCCTGATCTCAACCGAGAAGGGAAGGGAGCTCATCAGGAAACTTGGGGACAGCAAAGTTGCAAGTCCGAACATGACGGCTGAATGGGAGAGGGAACTCGAGGAAATTTACGTAAAGAGGAAGGGAGAGGAGGGATACCTCGACTTCATGGAGAGGATCAAGGCGTTCACAAGAGAGGAGGTCCTCAAGCTTATGGGGAGGGAGTTCAAGGCCGAGAGAAGCGCTATGCCAGAGATGTTGAAGTTAGCTAGGGTGATCTCCAGGGACTTAGGGGTGAAGCTAACTGGCACGGAAATGGAGGAGGTGAAGGAGTTCCTCGATAAGTATCTACCCCAGACCAAGATGACCTGCAAGTGCGGAGGAGAAGTTGCGGGTTTCTCCAAGGGCTGGAAGTGTAAGAGTTGCGGTACCGTAGTGTGGAGGGAGATAGCTGGGAAAAGGATAACCTTTAAGCAGGCCAAGGCACTCTTCAGCGGTAAGGAGGTAAAGATGAAGGGGTTCAAGTCCAAGGCCGGGAAGAGGTTCAGTGCAACTCTCTACGTCGAGGATGGAAAGGTAAAGTTCAAGTTTCAGTGA
- a CDS encoding 3-isopropylmalate dehydratase large subunit has protein sequence MTGTLTEKILSRASGKTVSPGDVIEAKTDIVAFHDLTGYHVIEVMEKANMVKIFDRAKIVVAFDHLAPPPDVRSAEIQGNIRKFVKDMRLPNFHDINVGILHELLIEKYAQPGQVIVAADSHTTTSGAVGAFAQGMGASDVAAAVITGKTWLVVPQPFKVTLKGTPSKWINGKDVALELLGKFKADYFNGMSIEVHVEKPSAFPMDYRATVSNMGIEMNADALMFVPDEETKNYIKTMRGQEVELITPDSGAKYEDEYTIDLNKMEPLVAAPYSVDNVKTAREESKVPVDQVYIGSCTNGRLSDFQMASEILKGRKVKTRCIAIPSSYEMFKQAMDRGYIEDIVNAGCVVTYGTCGPCLGGHFGVAGPGEVIVSTSSRNFRGRMGSNEAKVYLSGPAVAAASAATGFITDPRDLQ, from the coding sequence ATGACAGGTACATTAACTGAAAAAATACTCTCCAGGGCTTCAGGAAAAACCGTCTCTCCTGGAGATGTTATTGAAGCCAAGACCGATATCGTGGCCTTCCACGACCTCACTGGATATCACGTCATAGAAGTGATGGAGAAAGCGAATATGGTCAAGATCTTCGATAGGGCTAAGATAGTTGTGGCCTTCGATCACCTGGCTCCTCCGCCCGATGTAAGGAGCGCCGAGATTCAAGGTAACATAAGGAAGTTCGTTAAGGACATGAGATTACCGAACTTCCACGACATAAACGTGGGAATCTTACATGAACTCCTCATAGAGAAATACGCCCAACCGGGTCAGGTGATCGTGGCCGCGGACAGTCACACCACCACTTCAGGTGCTGTGGGGGCCTTCGCCCAAGGAATGGGAGCAAGTGACGTCGCCGCAGCAGTGATTACGGGCAAGACTTGGCTGGTTGTTCCTCAACCCTTCAAGGTAACACTCAAGGGAACTCCGAGTAAATGGATAAACGGAAAGGACGTTGCACTGGAACTTCTGGGCAAATTCAAGGCGGATTACTTTAACGGCATGTCCATTGAGGTCCATGTGGAGAAACCTAGCGCCTTCCCCATGGATTACAGGGCCACAGTCTCCAACATGGGGATAGAGATGAACGCTGACGCTCTCATGTTCGTACCGGACGAGGAGACTAAGAATTACATTAAGACCATGAGAGGGCAGGAGGTTGAACTGATTACTCCAGACAGTGGAGCTAAGTATGAGGATGAGTACACGATTGATCTGAATAAGATGGAACCATTGGTCGCGGCCCCGTACAGCGTAGATAACGTCAAGACTGCTAGAGAGGAGTCCAAGGTCCCAGTGGATCAGGTTTACATCGGTTCCTGCACCAACGGTAGGTTATCGGACTTCCAAATGGCCTCGGAGATTCTCAAGGGTAGGAAGGTAAAGACCAGGTGCATAGCTATCCCGTCCTCATATGAAATGTTCAAGCAGGCAATGGACAGAGGTTACATTGAAGACATAGTTAATGCCGGGTGTGTCGTAACCTATGGTACCTGTGGTCCATGCCTCGGGGGACACTTTGGGGTAGCTGGACCAGGTGAAGTGATAGTTTCCACCAGCTCAAGGAACTTCAGGGGAAGAATGGGGAGCAACGAGGCCAAGGTTTACCTCTCTGGACCTGCAGTGGCCGCTGCCTCAGCTGCCACCGGTTTCATAACTGATCCGAGGGATCTACAATGA
- a CDS encoding 3-isopropylmalate dehydratase small subunit, with protein MIVEGPVLKYGDKIDTDIIIPARHLKHTDPAYLAQHAMEPLDPEFHKKASKGVIIVAGKVFGMGSSREQAAIALKAAGVKAVIAESFARIFYRNCINNGLPLIVLPNATKEINEGDSVKVNVETGEITVNGKTLKGKGISGMALDILKSGGIMEYLKKVSA; from the coding sequence ATGATAGTGGAAGGACCGGTTCTGAAATACGGGGACAAAATAGACACCGACATCATAATTCCCGCTAGACACCTGAAGCACACTGACCCGGCTTATCTAGCCCAACATGCCATGGAGCCCCTCGACCCAGAGTTCCACAAGAAAGCGTCCAAAGGAGTAATCATTGTTGCTGGGAAGGTTTTCGGAATGGGATCCTCAAGGGAGCAGGCCGCCATAGCCCTCAAGGCTGCTGGCGTTAAAGCAGTGATAGCGGAGAGCTTCGCTAGGATCTTCTACAGGAACTGCATCAACAACGGTCTACCTCTCATAGTTCTCCCCAACGCTACCAAGGAAATCAATGAGGGAGATTCCGTTAAGGTCAACGTTGAAACTGGGGAAATTACCGTGAACGGAAAAACTCTCAAGGGAAAGGGGATTTCTGGGATGGCCTTGGACATACTGAAGTCTGGGGGGATAATGGAATACCTTAAGAAAGTTTCAGCTTAA
- a CDS encoding winged helix-turn-helix transcriptional regulator, which translates to MDDVNKKIIMYLMRDYRYSQRKIAKELNISPPAVNYRVERMTKEEVIKRVALYVNPNFYGKYHGFVSFSNSKDWDGEYVFKVKCLEHVNVYEIEADTMEGLKTKINQMSSELGEPKMVYIPEQTPYNPSIFDLKLLSTLKENPTMTPVELSERLKVSSKTVRRHLRYLYKKDFIRLVPIVDINSSGVFMYAVFTKKTEIARKFFAPTMFREISDKNAGVFVNIANSIQEVSERVKKFREFDPDLDLMIAESYDVA; encoded by the coding sequence ATGGATGATGTAAATAAGAAAATAATCATGTACCTGATGAGGGACTACAGGTACTCTCAAAGAAAGATAGCCAAGGAGCTTAACATCTCTCCCCCTGCAGTTAATTACAGGGTAGAGAGGATGACCAAGGAGGAGGTAATAAAGAGGGTAGCCCTCTACGTTAACCCAAACTTTTACGGGAAATATCACGGTTTCGTTTCCTTTTCCAACTCCAAGGACTGGGACGGAGAGTACGTATTCAAGGTGAAGTGTCTTGAGCACGTGAATGTTTACGAGATTGAGGCCGATACCATGGAAGGATTGAAAACTAAGATTAACCAAATGTCCTCGGAGTTAGGGGAACCAAAGATGGTTTACATACCGGAGCAAACTCCCTACAATCCTTCAATTTTTGACCTGAAGCTTCTGTCTACTCTCAAGGAGAACCCCACAATGACCCCCGTGGAATTGAGCGAAAGGCTCAAGGTCTCCTCTAAGACCGTAAGGAGACACCTCAGATACCTTTACAAGAAGGACTTCATAAGGCTGGTTCCCATAGTGGACATCAACTCCTCAGGAGTCTTTATGTACGCGGTGTTCACAAAGAAAACAGAAATAGCAAGGAAGTTCTTCGCCCCAACAATGTTCAGGGAGATCTCTGACAAGAACGCGGGAGTTTTCGTTAATATAGCGAACTCGATCCAAGAGGTGTCTGAAAGAGTGAAGAAGTTTAGGGAGTTCGATCCAGACCTAGATCTAATGATAGCCGAGTCCTACGATGTAGCCTGA
- a CDS encoding MBL fold metallo-hydrolase, which yields MKLSKDLEVLPGSPNTLVYQGRVVVDLGGKNASLNLEAEVQLATHGHMDHIAGLLRESKVRYLPREDMWALSLLGRRVMTYGFSSKDSPLFTYDLLKEEISLSGDPEVEIVKLPGHTPGHSGYIVGNVLYAGDAFFGNRVLEGFVFPFYADFWTAVESMQKIKEIAKGLDNVVIAHGPVYEKKKMMEILEYNLNYADKLVSWVREAIRDGATAEEVVVKIMEKTVKDIKPTNVILNSITAKSILSQVAKEVTVEDKGVVYRS from the coding sequence ATGAAATTATCAAAAGACCTAGAGGTCCTACCTGGAAGCCCTAACACTCTAGTTTACCAGGGAAGGGTTGTAGTGGATTTGGGAGGAAAAAACGCCTCACTGAACCTTGAAGCAGAGGTTCAGCTGGCCACCCACGGGCACATGGATCATATTGCCGGTCTATTACGAGAAAGCAAGGTGAGATACCTACCCAGGGAGGACATGTGGGCGTTGAGTCTTCTGGGAAGGAGAGTCATGACCTATGGTTTCAGTTCCAAGGACTCTCCGCTCTTCACTTACGATCTTCTCAAGGAAGAGATTTCCCTTTCCGGGGACCCTGAGGTTGAGATAGTGAAGTTACCGGGACATACCCCAGGCCACAGCGGTTACATCGTTGGGAACGTGCTTTACGCCGGTGATGCGTTCTTTGGAAACAGGGTTCTAGAGGGTTTCGTGTTTCCCTTCTACGCGGACTTCTGGACTGCCGTTGAATCCATGCAGAAAATCAAGGAGATAGCGAAAGGTCTGGATAACGTGGTGATTGCACACGGTCCAGTTTACGAGAAGAAGAAGATGATGGAGATCCTCGAGTACAACCTGAATTACGCGGATAAACTGGTTTCGTGGGTTAGGGAGGCCATCCGAGACGGGGCAACGGCCGAGGAGGTTGTGGTTAAGATCATGGAGAAGACCGTGAAGGACATTAAGCCCACTAACGTTATCTTAAACTCTATAACTGCGAAATCAATCTTGAGCCAGGTGGCCAAGGAGGTAACCGTTGAGGACAAAGGGGTCGTGTATCGCTCATAA